One part of the Thiothrix nivea DSM 5205 genome encodes these proteins:
- a CDS encoding YaiI/YqxD family protein: MQIWVDADACPNVIKDILFRAADRVKVPVTLVANQPLRVPPSPYIRTCQVPAGFDVADNHIAQSLEAGDLVITADIPLAAEVIEHKGHALNPRGDFYTPENIRQRLRMRNFMEELRSSGVMTGGPATMSQSDRQAFANQLDRFLARYCRSKT; the protein is encoded by the coding sequence ATGCAAATCTGGGTCGATGCCGACGCCTGCCCCAACGTGATCAAGGACATCCTGTTCCGTGCCGCCGACCGGGTGAAAGTGCCGGTGACGCTGGTGGCAAACCAGCCACTGCGGGTTCCGCCCTCGCCTTATATCAGAACTTGCCAGGTGCCTGCCGGGTTCGACGTGGCCGATAACCACATCGCGCAATCGCTGGAAGCGGGCGACCTGGTGATTACTGCCGATATTCCGCTGGCTGCGGAGGTGATCGAACATAAGGGTCACGCACTCAACCCACGTGGCGATTTCTATACACCGGAAAACATCCGCCAGCGGCTGCGGATGCGCAATTTCATGGAGGAACTGCGCAGCAGTGGGGTAATGACAGGTGGGCCGGCAACCATGAGCCAAAGCGACCGGCAGGCGTTCGCCAACCAGCTTGACCGCTTTCTTGCCCGCTATTGCCGCAGTAAAACTTAA